GTTTCGCCGAACGCCGATACGCTGGCGGCGATCAGCCAGTACGCGCCGGGCGGCTTGGTCCAGTGCCCGGTCTCGAGGTTGCGCATCGGCGTCAGCCACTCGCCGCGGTCGAGCATGGTCAGGGCGATGTTG
This genomic interval from Salifodinibacter halophilus contains the following:
- a CDS encoding glycosyltransferase; its protein translation is NIALTMLDRGEWLTPMRNLETGHWTKPPGAYWLIAASVSAFGETAWAARLPIALSYLACVLLAAGCARRLAPGSGRLAALIYATCLL